DNA sequence from the Staphylococcus epidermidis genome:
AATGTCCCGATTAATCAAAGTTTTATGCATATGATTGGTCAAGGGTTCGCGAATTTAATTGCACCTTTAGGATTTGGCTCTTGGCAGGCAGGAGCAACTTTAATACCTGGCTTTCTTGCTAAAGAAGTGATTATCAGTTCTATGGCTATTTTATACTCTTCTAGCGAAAGTGGTTTAACACAAGTCATTCAACAGCAATTCACTCCACTTTCAGCTTATGCATTCATGATTTTTATTTTACTTTACGTTCCTTGTATTTCAACAGTCGCTACGATTCGTAAAGAGACAAGTTCTTGGAAATGGACATTACTAGCGGTTGTTTATCCAATAGCAACAGCATATATATTAACGTTCGTATTCTATCAAGTTAGTCAATTATTTATATAAAGGATGAATTCGTCATGTTTATTTTAGTCAATACAATATTGTTCATAGCGATTTTTGGTTATACAGCAATGACATTAGTAAAATTCTTTAAACGTTCAAAAGAAGGTGATTGTGGTGGGTGTAAATCTAATTGCAAATGCGATACGAATACTTCATCTCATAAAAATAAATTAAATATTCCACATATTAAGTCATAGATAATTACAATAACAAACCTCTTTCATTCAGAAATGTATTTACGAATGAAAGAGGTTATTTGTATTAATAAAAATTTTGACATGTTAGTTCGATACAATAATGATTAAAAGTTTTAAAAAGTGATATACTACATGTAAAATGTATGTATATAAGTTAATTGCTAATTGGGAGGAATAAATGTATGAAGGGTAGCAAAAAATTAAATGAGTTACTAGAAGATAATCAGAAGAAACTAAAAAAATTATTTAAGTACGATCATAAAAAGGCTTTGGCGTTTACACCAGAGGATAGAGAAAAAGTTAAGGATAAGTTTGGTGTCTATGTGATTTTCGATGAGAAAAAACCAGTGTTTGTAGGTCAAACTGGAGGATATTCATCCACACATCAACCTATAAATAGTGATTTGTATACAAAATTAGGACAATACAATTCACGTTCAGAAACAGGTACAACTAAATTTAGAAAAGCTTATGCTCAAAATAAGGACTTAAATCCAAATCATTTAAAAGACATTACTGCAGATAAATACGGCCTCACTTTTCAATATATAAAAGTAAAAGACGAACCTGCGTTCATTAATGTTTTAGAAATTCTCGCATTAGAATATGCAAAAAATAAAGGGTATGAACTTTATAATTTTCAATAAATATAATGACATCTAATCAAAAGGGTGAGTTGGACTTTAAATTCTATATCTTGACCAGTCTGGGACGTAAATCAAAGTTCCAGACTTTCTTAAAGTATGACCTGTCGATAATTGACTTAATATATAAATGATGACATTTTTCAATTTTAGTTATCGTTAATGGTGTATCACATTCTATTCGAATGTTTATCCAATTTCATAAATATAGCAATTATCTATATTATAAAATTATGTTCAGAATAGAATGCGTTAGTTTATAAGGATATGACTAGAATGATATACACATTTAAGGAGTTGGAGAAATATGTATCAATCAATGTATGACTCGCCCGTTGGCTTATTGCAATTAATTACAAACGATGGCATCTCGTTGTCACATGTCTTATACCCTAATCAACATTTGAAAGGAATTAAAACAAAGGATACGTTAGATGTTTTTAAAGATACTAAAGCGTGGTTAAGAGAGTATTTTAAAGGGAATTATCCTGAGATAAAAGTACCGTTAGCACCAAAAGGCACTGATTTTCAACAGAAGGTATGGAATGAACTTCAGACAATTCGTTATAGAGAACTTAAAACATATGGAGAGATTGCTAAAACAGTAGGACGAGCAATGAATAAGCCAGCAATGTCTGCTCAGGCTGTAGGAGGTGCTGTTGGGAGTAATCCTATTTCTATACTTATACCATGTCATCGAGTGGTTGGTAAAGATGGAAATTTAACAGGATACGGAGGTACTTTAGACAACAAAATAAAATTATTAAAATTGGAAGAAATAGATATGACACATTTATACAGACCTAAAAAAACAACGAAACCTTGAGATACGTTATTGTATAGAATTGCTTTAGTTATTTGTCAATGTTGATCTATGGATAGGATTCGTTTTTATCTATGAATAGTAGGTAAACAGTATATAAATAGTAGAGGTCTATAATAGATGAAATGCACTATCTTGGGATTAAAAACCCCCTAAAAACAGCTATATGACGTTGTTTTTAGGGGGCAAGTATGAATAGTAAATTCGTTTCTTTCATTTTAAAAAATTAAAAAAGCAAAAGAATTGAGTTTAGATTATTCTGCTATATGATATTCACGAATATTGTTATCAATAGATTTTAAATAGAAAATGTCACGATCTGCATTTGATTTTTCAAGTTCATGATTCAATTCTAATTGGTCAAAGCGTTTGAAGAAATGTTCATATTCATCAACAGAAACCTCTATTCTATTATTTAATAAAGATTTGTGGCGCTCAACATCTAATTGCTCCTTGAATCCATCTACTAATGTTCCACTAAAGAACTCGCCTACAGAACCAGAACCATAACTAAAGAGACCAATCGTTTGTCCGCCTTTTAAATCACGTGTTTCTAATAAAGAGATGAGACTTAAATATAAGGCCCCTGTGTAAATATTACCGACATAACGATTATAATCAACTGCATCTTGGTAACTAGAGTTAAGACGGTCTTGTGTAGTTTCATCGGCATGATTAATAATAGAATCTAAAGCTTTTTGTCCCATTTTGGTGAATGGTACATGGAAACATAGTGAAGCGAAATCAGCGAGTGTTTTATTATGGCGACGTGCATATTCATTCCAACTTTCTTGGAATGACTTGATATAGGCATCTTTCGACAATGCACCAGCAACTAAGGGATATTGA
Encoded proteins:
- a CDS encoding methylated-DNA--[protein]-cysteine S-methyltransferase, which translates into the protein MYQSMYDSPVGLLQLITNDGISLSHVLYPNQHLKGIKTKDTLDVFKDTKAWLREYFKGNYPEIKVPLAPKGTDFQQKVWNELQTIRYRELKTYGEIAKTVGRAMNKPAMSAQAVGGAVGSNPISILIPCHRVVGKDGNLTGYGGTLDNKIKLLKLEEIDMTHLYRPKKTTKP
- a CDS encoding hydroxymethylglutaryl-CoA synthase; its protein translation is MNIGIDKISFYVPKYYVDMAKLAEARQVDPNKFLIGIGQTEMTVSPVNQDIVSMGANAAKDIITEEDKKNIGMVIVATESAIDNAKAAAVQIHHLLGIQPFARCFEMKEACYAATPAIQLAKDYLAQRPNEKVLVIASDTARYGIHSGGEPTQGAGAVAMMISHNPSILKLNDDAVAYTEDVYDFWRPTGHQYPLVAGALSKDAYIKSFQESWNEYARRHNKTLADFASLCFHVPFTKMGQKALDSIINHADETTQDRLNSSYQDAVDYNRYVGNIYTGALYLSLISLLETRDLKGGQTIGLFSYGSGSVGEFFSGTLVDGFKEQLDVERHKSLLNNRIEVSVDEYEHFFKRFDQLELNHELEKSNADRDIFYLKSIDNNIREYHIAE
- a CDS encoding FeoB-associated Cys-rich membrane protein, with product MFILVNTILFIAIFGYTAMTLVKFFKRSKEGDCGGCKSNCKCDTNTSSHKNKLNIPHIKS